In one Mycobacterium sp. NBC_00419 genomic region, the following are encoded:
- a CDS encoding patatin-like phospholipase family protein → MARGRVALALGSGGARGYAHIGVIDELQARGYDIVGVAGSSMGALVGGLHAAGSLDEFADWAKTLTQRAVLRLLDPSITAAGVLRAEKILDAVRDILGEATIENLPIPFTAVATDLITGKSVWLQRGPVDAAIRASIAIPGVIAPHVLDGRLLADGGILDPVPMAPIAAVNADLTIAVSLNGGRSDAPADQSASPETRGTTEWLNRLLRSTSALLDTAPAKSVRNRFGSTDDPGDDADDSSDELVDSSREAGLPKLGSFAVMNRTIDIAQSALARHQLATYPPDLLIEVPRTACRSLDFHRAAEVIDLGRELTARALDQENL, encoded by the coding sequence ATGGCGAGGGGACGGGTTGCGCTGGCACTCGGGAGCGGAGGTGCGCGGGGTTACGCGCACATCGGCGTCATCGACGAACTACAGGCCCGCGGCTACGACATTGTCGGAGTCGCGGGCTCGTCGATGGGGGCGCTGGTCGGCGGATTACACGCCGCCGGTTCGCTCGACGAATTCGCCGACTGGGCAAAGACTTTGACCCAGCGCGCGGTTCTGCGCCTGCTCGACCCGTCCATCACCGCCGCAGGCGTGTTGCGGGCGGAGAAGATCCTGGACGCGGTGCGCGACATCCTCGGCGAGGCCACCATCGAGAACCTGCCGATCCCGTTCACGGCGGTGGCGACCGACCTGATCACCGGCAAGTCGGTGTGGTTGCAGCGCGGGCCTGTCGATGCCGCGATCCGGGCCTCGATCGCGATCCCCGGTGTCATCGCACCCCATGTGCTCGACGGCCGGCTGCTGGCCGACGGCGGCATCCTCGATCCGGTGCCGATGGCGCCGATCGCCGCGGTCAACGCGGATCTGACCATCGCCGTCAGTCTCAACGGGGGTCGGTCCGACGCACCGGCCGACCAGAGCGCCAGTCCGGAGACCCGGGGCACCACCGAGTGGCTCAACCGGCTGCTGCGCAGCACCTCGGCACTGCTGGACACCGCGCCGGCGAAGTCGGTGCGCAACCGGTTCGGCAGTACTGACGATCCCGGTGACGACGCCGACGACAGCTCCGACGAGCTGGTCGACAGCTCACGGGAGGCCGGTCTGCCCAAGCTGGGCAGCTTCGCGGTGATGAACCGCACCATCGACATCGCGCAGTCCGCGCTGGCCCGCCACCAGCTGGCGACCTACCCGCCCGACCTGTTGATCGAGGTGCCCCGCACGGCGTGCCGGAGCCTGGATTTCCACCGGGCCGCCGAGGTCATCGACCTCGGCCGCGAACTCACCGCCCGGGCGCTTGACCAAGAAAATCTGTGA
- a CDS encoding patatin-like phospholipase family protein: protein MTRRALILAGGGLAGIAWETGVLRGIADESPDTARALLASDVLVGTSAGSTVAAQISSPMPLDELYERQIAPTSSELDPGVDIDTIAELFLNAMAEPGGLPEKLRRIGAVAAEAATVAEPVRRRVIEARLPSHDWPDAELRITAIDIATGELVVFDSSSGVSLVDAVAASCAVPATWPPVTISGRRYMDGGVSSSVHTGVAADCDTAVLLVPASEFAPSPFSDGTAAEIAGFGARSFTVYADEESLAAFGPNPLDPVCRVPSARAGREQGRRVAAAVTDFLGQAPGR, encoded by the coding sequence GTGACGAGAAGAGCCTTGATCCTGGCCGGCGGCGGCCTGGCCGGCATCGCCTGGGAAACCGGCGTGCTGCGCGGCATCGCCGACGAATCGCCTGACACCGCCCGCGCACTGCTGGCCTCCGACGTCCTGGTCGGCACCTCTGCCGGTTCCACGGTGGCCGCCCAGATCAGCAGCCCGATGCCGCTCGACGAGCTCTACGAACGCCAGATCGCGCCGACGTCAAGCGAATTGGATCCCGGCGTCGACATCGACACCATCGCCGAACTCTTTCTGAATGCGATGGCCGAACCCGGCGGGTTGCCGGAGAAGCTGCGCCGCATCGGAGCCGTGGCCGCCGAGGCAGCCACCGTCGCCGAACCCGTGCGGCGTCGGGTGATCGAAGCGCGCCTGCCCAGCCACGACTGGCCCGATGCCGAACTACGCATCACCGCCATCGACATCGCCACCGGCGAGCTGGTGGTCTTCGACTCGTCGTCGGGGGTGTCGCTGGTGGACGCGGTCGCCGCAAGCTGTGCGGTGCCGGCGACGTGGCCGCCGGTCACCATCTCCGGGCGGCGCTACATGGACGGCGGGGTCAGCAGCTCGGTGCACACCGGGGTGGCCGCCGATTGCGACACCGCGGTGCTACTGGTCCCGGCGTCGGAGTTCGCACCCTCGCCGTTCAGCGACGGCACCGCCGCCGAGATCGCCGGGTTCGGGGCACGCAGTTTCACGGTGTACGCCGACGAGGAGTCTCTTGCCGCGTTCGGGCCCAACCCGCTGGACCCGGTGTGCCGGGTGCCGTCGGCGCGGGCTGGACGGGAGCAGGGCCGCCGGGTGGCCGCGGCCGTCACAGATTTTCTTGGTCAAGCGCCCGGGCGGTGA
- a CDS encoding aromatic ring-hydroxylating oxygenase subunit alpha, whose amino-acid sequence MFKQQPAPVPADDLAAALAPFGQSRMLPREAYVDPQVFEWEKESIFSGWHCVGHASDLDGVGAQKAVGSGKNSILLVRGDDGQVRAFANVCRHRGHEMLACGSSAKRRGIVCPYHAWSYKLNGELRNAPGFDDADGFQFETSQFGLTELRLVNWHGYLFVDPSGEDGEFDQHVAGLEDIIGPYRPEDLTVVDRHSYVLDTNWKVIVENYQECYHCQMIHPELSRISPPTSGENIDLPGEWMGGWMSIIDGAQTMSLSGASGGVAIKGLSEHELRTVMYLVGFPNLLVSLHPDYVMTHIMTPLGVDRTHVECAWAFPREALEAPDFDPSYAVDFWDLTNRQDWTACESVQRGLSSPHSRPGPLAPDEDGVYQFVTRVARAYTGTR is encoded by the coding sequence ATGTTCAAACAACAGCCCGCTCCGGTTCCCGCCGACGATCTGGCCGCCGCGCTCGCCCCCTTCGGGCAGTCGCGGATGCTGCCGCGGGAGGCCTACGTCGACCCGCAGGTCTTCGAGTGGGAGAAGGAGAGCATCTTCTCCGGCTGGCACTGTGTGGGCCACGCCAGCGACCTCGACGGCGTTGGTGCGCAGAAGGCCGTCGGCTCCGGCAAGAACAGCATCCTGCTGGTGCGCGGCGACGACGGCCAGGTGCGGGCCTTCGCCAACGTGTGCCGGCACCGCGGCCACGAAATGCTTGCCTGCGGGTCCAGCGCCAAACGCCGCGGCATCGTGTGCCCGTACCACGCATGGTCCTACAAGCTCAACGGCGAACTGCGCAATGCGCCGGGCTTCGACGACGCCGACGGATTCCAGTTCGAGACAAGCCAATTCGGGCTCACCGAACTGCGGCTGGTGAACTGGCACGGCTACCTGTTCGTCGACCCCAGCGGCGAGGACGGCGAGTTCGACCAGCACGTCGCGGGCCTGGAGGACATCATCGGCCCCTACCGGCCCGAGGACCTGACCGTGGTGGACCGGCACTCCTACGTGCTGGACACCAACTGGAAGGTGATCGTCGAGAACTACCAGGAGTGCTACCACTGCCAGATGATCCACCCCGAGCTGTCCCGGATCTCCCCGCCGACCAGCGGCGAGAACATCGACCTGCCCGGTGAGTGGATGGGCGGCTGGATGTCGATCATCGATGGCGCACAGACGATGTCGCTGTCCGGTGCGAGCGGCGGCGTGGCGATCAAGGGCCTCTCCGAGCATGAACTGCGCACCGTCATGTACCTGGTGGGCTTCCCCAACCTGCTGGTCAGCCTGCACCCGGACTACGTGATGACGCACATCATGACGCCGTTGGGCGTCGACCGCACGCACGTCGAATGCGCGTGGGCGTTTCCCAGGGAGGCACTCGAGGCGCCCGATTTCGACCCGTCGTACGCGGTCGACTTCTGGGACCTGACCAACCGTCAGGACTGGACTGCCTGCGAGTCGGTGCAACGCGGACTCAGTTCCCCGCACTCCCGGCCGGGCCCGCTGGCACCCGACGAGGACGGGGTCTACCAGTTCGTCACCCGGGTTGCACGGGCCTACACCGGCACGCGCTGA
- a CDS encoding ABC transporter permease: MRGPLAWWNDPWRPPRVLVAVTVGYLVWSLLPVLIAVAFSFNDGKSRTNWQGFSFRWYWGDQTRSVWHDATLHQALLQTLKLGVIATLITVPLGVLFAIGIDRWRGRLPAGANMLMLVSFVIPEVLLAVALLFAITSLALPIGLGTSAQVVGLITFQIAYPAVLVRARLATIGNQYEEAAMDLGASPMQALRRVTVPMLFPAIFASTVLVFADVIDNFVLVRYLSGDSSTEPVSVKIYNTARAAPTPALNALATLLLVFALLAVTVGYLLYRRMTRGDATTGKGIAAFAGEA; this comes from the coding sequence ATGAGGGGGCCGCTGGCGTGGTGGAACGATCCCTGGCGGCCGCCGCGGGTTCTGGTGGCGGTCACTGTCGGGTACCTGGTGTGGTCACTGCTGCCCGTCCTGATCGCGGTGGCCTTCTCCTTCAACGACGGCAAGTCGCGCACCAACTGGCAGGGTTTCTCGTTCCGCTGGTACTGGGGCGACCAGACCCGATCGGTGTGGCATGACGCGACCCTGCACCAGGCACTGCTGCAGACCCTGAAACTCGGCGTGATCGCCACACTGATCACCGTCCCGCTCGGGGTGCTGTTCGCGATCGGCATCGACCGCTGGCGCGGCCGGTTGCCTGCCGGGGCCAACATGCTGATGCTGGTCTCGTTCGTCATCCCCGAGGTGTTGCTGGCGGTGGCGCTGCTGTTCGCCATCACCTCGCTGGCACTGCCGATCGGGCTGGGCACCTCGGCACAGGTGGTCGGCCTGATCACCTTCCAGATCGCGTATCCGGCCGTGCTGGTGCGGGCCAGGCTCGCCACGATCGGCAACCAATACGAAGAAGCGGCAATGGATTTGGGGGCATCGCCGATGCAGGCGCTGCGCCGGGTCACCGTGCCGATGCTGTTCCCGGCGATCTTCGCCAGCACGGTGCTGGTGTTCGCCGACGTGATCGACAACTTCGTGCTGGTGCGCTACCTGTCCGGGGATTCCTCGACCGAACCGGTGTCGGTGAAGATCTACAACACCGCGCGTGCCGCACCGACGCCTGCGCTCAATGCGCTGGCCACCCTGCTGCTGGTCTTCGCGCTGCTGGCGGTCACCGTCGGATACCTGCTGTACCGGAGGATGACTCGCGGTGATGCGACCACCGGCAAGGGGATCGCGGCCTTCGCGGGCGAGGCCTGA